One window of Globicephala melas chromosome 2, mGloMel1.2, whole genome shotgun sequence genomic DNA carries:
- the AREL1 gene encoding apoptosis-resistant E3 ubiquitin protein ligase 1 isoform X1 translates to MFYVIGGITVSVVAFFFTIKFLFELAARVVSFLQNEDRERRGDRTIYDYVRGNYLDPRSCKVSWDWKDPYEVGHSMAFRVHLFYKNGQPFPAHRPVGLRVHISHVELAVEIPVTQEVLQEPSSNVVKVAFTVRRAGRYEISVKLGGLNVAYSPYYKIFQPGMVVPSKTKIVCHFSTLVLTCGQPHTLQIVPRDEYDNPTNNSTSLRDEHNYSLSIHELGPPEEESTGVSFEKSVTSNRQTCQVFLRLTLHSRGCFHACISYQNQPINNGEFDIIVLSENERNIVERNVSTSGVSIYFEAYLYNAANCTSTPWHLPPMHTSSAQRRPSTALEEEDEDSPSECHTPEKVKKPKKVYCYVSPKQFSVKEFYLKIIPWRLYTFRVCPGTKFSYLGPDPVHKLLTLVVDDGIQPPVELSCKERNILAATFIRSLHKNLGGSETFQDKVNFFQRELRQVHMKRPHSKVTLKVSRHALLESSLKATRNFSISDWSKNFEVVFQDEEALDWGGPRREWFELICKALFDTTNQLFTRFSDTNQALVHPNPNRPAHLRLKMYEFAGRLVGKCLYESSLGGAYKQLVRARFTRSFLAQIIGLRMHYKYFETDDPEFYKSKVCFILNNDMSEMELVFAEEKYNKSGQLDKVIELMTGGAQTPVTNANKIFYLNLLAQYRLASQVKEEVEHFLKGLNELVPENLLAIFDENELELLMCGTGDISVSDFKAHAVVVGGSWHFREKVMRWFWTVVSSLTQEELARLLQFTTGSSQLPPGGFAALCPSFQIIATPTHSTLPTAHTCFNQLCLPTYDSYEEVHRMLQLAISEGCEGFGML, encoded by the exons ATGTTTTACGTCATTG GTGGCATCACAGTGTCTGTGGTTGCATTCTTCTTCACAATTAAGTTCCTCTTCGAGCTTGCCGCACGTGTAGTCAGCTTCCTCCAGAATGAGGACCGAGAACGCCGAGGGGACCGGACTATATATGACTACGTGCGGGGAAATTACCTGGATCCCCGGTCATGCAAAGTCTCCTGGGATTGGAAGGACCCCTATGAGGTGGGCCACAGCATGGCCTTCCGAGTGCAT TTATTCTATAAGAACGGGCAGCCCTTTCCTGCACATCGGCCTGTAGGACTAAGAGTTCACATCTCTCATGTTGAGCTAGCAGTGGAAATTCCAGTGACCCAGGAAGTCCTCCAGGAGCCCAGTTCCAACGTGGTCAAGGTGGCCTTCACTGTGCGCAGGGCTGGGCGGTACGAAATCTCAGTGAAGCTTGGTGGATTAAACGTGGCCTATAGTCCCTACTACAAGATTTTTCAGCCTG GAATGGTGGTTCCTTCCAAGACCAAAATTGTGTGCCATTTTTCTACTCTCGTGTTGACCTGTGGGCAGCCACACACTCTTCAAATAGTGCCCCGAGATGAGTATGACAACCCTACCAACAATTCCACGTCCTTGAGAGATGAGCACAATTACAGTCTGTCCATTCATGAG CTCGGTCCTCCGGAAGAAGAGAGCACTGGTGTCTCATTTGAGAAGTCAGTGACATCCAACCGGCAGACCTGCCAGGTGTTCTTGCGGCTCACCCTGCATTCTCGAGGCTGCTTCCATGCCTGCATttcataccaaaaccagccaaTCAATAATGGCGAATTTGACATTATTGTCCTAAGTG AGAATGAGAGGAATATTGTCGAACGCAATGTGTCCACCTCAGGAGTGAGCATTTACTTTGAAGCTTATCTGTATAATGCTGCCAACTGCACCAGCACGCCGTGGCACCTCCCGCCCATGCACACAAGCTCTGCCCAGCGCCGGCCCTCCACGGCTCtggaggaggaagatgaagaCTCACCCTCTGAGTGTCACACCCCTGAGAAGGTGAAGAAACCTAAGAAGGTGTACTGCTACGTGTCACCAAAG CAATTCTCAGTGAAGGAGTTCTACCTGAAAATCATTCCCTGGCGCCTTTATACCTTCCGAGTGTGCCCAGGAACAAAA tTTTCGTACCTTGGCCCTGACCCTGTCCATAAGCTGCTCACACTGGTGGTGGATGACGGCATTCAGCCTCCTGTGGAGCTCAGCTGTAAGGAGAGGAACATCCTAGCGGCCACGTTCATCCGCTCACTCCATAAAAACCTAG GAGGCTCTGAGACCTTTCAGGACAAGGTGAACTTTTTCCAGAGAGAGCTTCGGCAGGTACACATGAAAAGACCACATTCCAAAGTCACCCTGAAGGTCAGCAGACATGCCTTGTTGGAATCG TCTCTGAAAGCCACTCGGAATTTCTCCATCTCAGATTGGAGCAAGAACTTTGAAGTGGTTTTTCAGGACGAAGAAG CTCTGGACTGGGGAGGGCCTCGCCGGGAATGGTTTGAGCTAATCTGCAAAGCACTATTTGACACCACCAATCAGCTCTTCACCCGATTCAGTGACACCAACCAAGCATTA GTGCATCCCAACCCTAATCGCCCCGCTCATCTGCGCCTAAAGATGTATGAGTTTGCAGGGCGCCTGGTGGGCAAGTGTCTCTATGAGTCCTCTCTAGGAGGAGCCTACAAGCAGTTGGTCCGAGCTCGCTTCACCCGTTCTTTCTTGGCCCAAATCATAGGACTGCGTATGCATTACAAG TACTTTGAAACAGATGACCCAGAATTCTACAAATCTAAAGTTTGTTTCATCCTCAACAATGACATGAGTGAGATGGAGCTGGTCTTTGCAGAAGAGAAATATAACAAATCAGGTCAATTGGATAAG GTCATAGAACTTATGACAGGTGGAGCTCAAACCCCAGTCACCAACGCGAATAAAATCTTCTATTTAAATTTGCTGGCCCAGTATCGGCTGGCCAGTCAAGTGAAAGAGGAAGTGGAACATTTCCTAAAAG GCCTGAATGAGTTGGTCCCTGAGAACCTTTTGGCTATTTTTGATGAGAATGAGCTTGAG CTGCTGATGTGTGGGACTGGGGACATCAGTGTGTCCGACTTCAAAGCCCATGCGGTGGTCGTTGGTGGCTCATGGCATTTCAGAGAAAAG GTCATGAGGTGGTTTTGGACCGTGGTTTCCAGTTTGACTCAGGAGGAGTTGGCTCGGCTACTTCAGTTCACAACAGGCTCGTCCCAGCTACCACCTGGAGGCTTTGCCGCCCTCTGTCCCTCATTCCAGATTATTGCCACTCCGACCCATAGCACGCTACCAACTGCACACACGTG TTTCAACCAGCTGTGCCTCCCTACGTATGACTCATATGAAGAGGTGCACAGGATGCTGCAGCTGGCCATCAGTGAGGGCTGCGAGGGCTTCGGCATGCTCTGA
- the AREL1 gene encoding apoptosis-resistant E3 ubiquitin protein ligase 1 isoform X2 encodes MFYVIGGITVSVVAFFFTIKFLFELAARVVSFLQNEDRERRGDRTIYDYVRGNYLDPRSCKVSWDWKDPYELFYKNGQPFPAHRPVGLRVHISHVELAVEIPVTQEVLQEPSSNVVKVAFTVRRAGRYEISVKLGGLNVAYSPYYKIFQPGMVVPSKTKIVCHFSTLVLTCGQPHTLQIVPRDEYDNPTNNSTSLRDEHNYSLSIHELGPPEEESTGVSFEKSVTSNRQTCQVFLRLTLHSRGCFHACISYQNQPINNGEFDIIVLSENERNIVERNVSTSGVSIYFEAYLYNAANCTSTPWHLPPMHTSSAQRRPSTALEEEDEDSPSECHTPEKVKKPKKVYCYVSPKQFSVKEFYLKIIPWRLYTFRVCPGTKFSYLGPDPVHKLLTLVVDDGIQPPVELSCKERNILAATFIRSLHKNLGGSETFQDKVNFFQRELRQVHMKRPHSKVTLKVSRHALLESSLKATRNFSISDWSKNFEVVFQDEEALDWGGPRREWFELICKALFDTTNQLFTRFSDTNQALVHPNPNRPAHLRLKMYEFAGRLVGKCLYESSLGGAYKQLVRARFTRSFLAQIIGLRMHYKYFETDDPEFYKSKVCFILNNDMSEMELVFAEEKYNKSGQLDKVIELMTGGAQTPVTNANKIFYLNLLAQYRLASQVKEEVEHFLKGLNELVPENLLAIFDENELELLMCGTGDISVSDFKAHAVVVGGSWHFREKVMRWFWTVVSSLTQEELARLLQFTTGSSQLPPGGFAALCPSFQIIATPTHSTLPTAHTCFNQLCLPTYDSYEEVHRMLQLAISEGCEGFGML; translated from the exons ATGTTTTACGTCATTG GTGGCATCACAGTGTCTGTGGTTGCATTCTTCTTCACAATTAAGTTCCTCTTCGAGCTTGCCGCACGTGTAGTCAGCTTCCTCCAGAATGAGGACCGAGAACGCCGAGGGGACCGGACTATATATGACTACGTGCGGGGAAATTACCTGGATCCCCGGTCATGCAAAGTCTCCTGGGATTGGAAGGACCCCTATGAG TTATTCTATAAGAACGGGCAGCCCTTTCCTGCACATCGGCCTGTAGGACTAAGAGTTCACATCTCTCATGTTGAGCTAGCAGTGGAAATTCCAGTGACCCAGGAAGTCCTCCAGGAGCCCAGTTCCAACGTGGTCAAGGTGGCCTTCACTGTGCGCAGGGCTGGGCGGTACGAAATCTCAGTGAAGCTTGGTGGATTAAACGTGGCCTATAGTCCCTACTACAAGATTTTTCAGCCTG GAATGGTGGTTCCTTCCAAGACCAAAATTGTGTGCCATTTTTCTACTCTCGTGTTGACCTGTGGGCAGCCACACACTCTTCAAATAGTGCCCCGAGATGAGTATGACAACCCTACCAACAATTCCACGTCCTTGAGAGATGAGCACAATTACAGTCTGTCCATTCATGAG CTCGGTCCTCCGGAAGAAGAGAGCACTGGTGTCTCATTTGAGAAGTCAGTGACATCCAACCGGCAGACCTGCCAGGTGTTCTTGCGGCTCACCCTGCATTCTCGAGGCTGCTTCCATGCCTGCATttcataccaaaaccagccaaTCAATAATGGCGAATTTGACATTATTGTCCTAAGTG AGAATGAGAGGAATATTGTCGAACGCAATGTGTCCACCTCAGGAGTGAGCATTTACTTTGAAGCTTATCTGTATAATGCTGCCAACTGCACCAGCACGCCGTGGCACCTCCCGCCCATGCACACAAGCTCTGCCCAGCGCCGGCCCTCCACGGCTCtggaggaggaagatgaagaCTCACCCTCTGAGTGTCACACCCCTGAGAAGGTGAAGAAACCTAAGAAGGTGTACTGCTACGTGTCACCAAAG CAATTCTCAGTGAAGGAGTTCTACCTGAAAATCATTCCCTGGCGCCTTTATACCTTCCGAGTGTGCCCAGGAACAAAA tTTTCGTACCTTGGCCCTGACCCTGTCCATAAGCTGCTCACACTGGTGGTGGATGACGGCATTCAGCCTCCTGTGGAGCTCAGCTGTAAGGAGAGGAACATCCTAGCGGCCACGTTCATCCGCTCACTCCATAAAAACCTAG GAGGCTCTGAGACCTTTCAGGACAAGGTGAACTTTTTCCAGAGAGAGCTTCGGCAGGTACACATGAAAAGACCACATTCCAAAGTCACCCTGAAGGTCAGCAGACATGCCTTGTTGGAATCG TCTCTGAAAGCCACTCGGAATTTCTCCATCTCAGATTGGAGCAAGAACTTTGAAGTGGTTTTTCAGGACGAAGAAG CTCTGGACTGGGGAGGGCCTCGCCGGGAATGGTTTGAGCTAATCTGCAAAGCACTATTTGACACCACCAATCAGCTCTTCACCCGATTCAGTGACACCAACCAAGCATTA GTGCATCCCAACCCTAATCGCCCCGCTCATCTGCGCCTAAAGATGTATGAGTTTGCAGGGCGCCTGGTGGGCAAGTGTCTCTATGAGTCCTCTCTAGGAGGAGCCTACAAGCAGTTGGTCCGAGCTCGCTTCACCCGTTCTTTCTTGGCCCAAATCATAGGACTGCGTATGCATTACAAG TACTTTGAAACAGATGACCCAGAATTCTACAAATCTAAAGTTTGTTTCATCCTCAACAATGACATGAGTGAGATGGAGCTGGTCTTTGCAGAAGAGAAATATAACAAATCAGGTCAATTGGATAAG GTCATAGAACTTATGACAGGTGGAGCTCAAACCCCAGTCACCAACGCGAATAAAATCTTCTATTTAAATTTGCTGGCCCAGTATCGGCTGGCCAGTCAAGTGAAAGAGGAAGTGGAACATTTCCTAAAAG GCCTGAATGAGTTGGTCCCTGAGAACCTTTTGGCTATTTTTGATGAGAATGAGCTTGAG CTGCTGATGTGTGGGACTGGGGACATCAGTGTGTCCGACTTCAAAGCCCATGCGGTGGTCGTTGGTGGCTCATGGCATTTCAGAGAAAAG GTCATGAGGTGGTTTTGGACCGTGGTTTCCAGTTTGACTCAGGAGGAGTTGGCTCGGCTACTTCAGTTCACAACAGGCTCGTCCCAGCTACCACCTGGAGGCTTTGCCGCCCTCTGTCCCTCATTCCAGATTATTGCCACTCCGACCCATAGCACGCTACCAACTGCACACACGTG TTTCAACCAGCTGTGCCTCCCTACGTATGACTCATATGAAGAGGTGCACAGGATGCTGCAGCTGGCCATCAGTGAGGGCTGCGAGGGCTTCGGCATGCTCTGA